From Streptomyces sp. NBC_00775, one genomic window encodes:
- a CDS encoding ABC transporter substrate-binding protein yields MHLAQRALRRTASATTVALLALAVGCAPQPEEKATDKASGATGETCAKGKLSTQTSGKLTIATDEPAYEPWFKDDKPANGKGFESAVAYAVAKQLGYDKSNVVWQSVPFNKAFAPGTKTFDFDINQVSISTERKKAVDFSSGYYDVRQAVIALKSSKAAKATSIADLKSLKLGAQVGTTSLNYIDDVVKPTQQPAAYAKNDQAKSALKNGQIDAIVVDLPTAFYITAAEVTDAKIVGQFENQGGTPEQFGLVLDKGSTLTSCVTKAVDALREDGTLAKIEKQWLSEAVDAPVLK; encoded by the coding sequence ATGCATCTCGCCCAACGCGCCCTGCGCCGCACCGCGTCCGCCACCACCGTTGCCCTGCTCGCCCTCGCCGTGGGCTGTGCTCCGCAGCCGGAGGAGAAGGCGACCGACAAGGCCTCCGGGGCAACCGGGGAGACCTGCGCCAAGGGCAAGTTGAGCACCCAGACCTCCGGCAAGCTGACGATCGCGACCGACGAACCCGCGTACGAGCCGTGGTTCAAGGACGACAAGCCCGCCAACGGCAAGGGCTTCGAGTCGGCGGTCGCCTATGCCGTGGCCAAGCAGCTCGGCTACGACAAGAGCAACGTCGTCTGGCAGAGCGTCCCGTTCAACAAGGCCTTCGCGCCCGGCACGAAGACCTTCGACTTCGACATCAACCAGGTGTCGATCAGCACCGAGCGCAAGAAGGCCGTGGACTTCTCGTCCGGCTACTACGACGTGCGCCAGGCCGTCATCGCGCTGAAGAGCTCCAAGGCCGCGAAGGCGACCAGCATCGCGGACCTCAAGAGCCTGAAGCTGGGCGCCCAGGTCGGCACCACCAGCCTGAACTACATCGACGACGTCGTGAAGCCGACCCAGCAGCCGGCCGCGTACGCGAAGAACGACCAGGCCAAGTCCGCGCTGAAGAACGGCCAGATCGACGCCATCGTGGTCGACCTGCCGACCGCCTTCTACATCACCGCGGCCGAGGTGACCGACGCGAAGATCGTCGGGCAGTTCGAGAACCAGGGTGGTACGCCCGAGCAGTTCGGGCTCGTCCTCGACAAGGGCAGCACGCTGACCTCCTGCGTGACGAAGGCTGTGGACGCGCTGCGCGAGGACGGCACGCTCGCGAAGATCGAGAAGCAGTGGCTGTCCGAGGCCGTCGACGCTCCGGTGCTCAAGTGA
- a CDS encoding MBL fold metallo-hydrolase codes for MTYSGAVKVGGPADVHELQNLMISKVAVGPMDNNAYLLRCRATDEQLLIDAANDASTLLTLIGDDGIASVVTTHQHGDHWQALAEVVAATGARTYAGRNDADGIPVPTDVLVDDGDTIRVGRVELTARHLVGHTPGSIALVYDDPHGHPHVFTGDCLFPGGVGNTRKDPKAFASLIRDVETKIFGVLPDETWVYPGHGNDTTLGAERPHLPEWHARGW; via the coding sequence ATGACGTACAGCGGAGCGGTGAAGGTCGGCGGACCTGCCGATGTGCACGAGCTGCAGAACCTGATGATCTCCAAGGTCGCCGTCGGCCCGATGGACAACAACGCCTATCTGCTGCGCTGCCGGGCCACCGACGAGCAGCTTCTGATCGACGCGGCGAACGACGCCTCGACGCTGCTCACGCTGATCGGTGACGACGGCATCGCGTCCGTCGTCACCACCCATCAGCACGGCGACCACTGGCAGGCGCTCGCGGAGGTCGTGGCGGCCACGGGCGCGCGCACCTACGCGGGCCGGAACGACGCCGACGGCATCCCCGTGCCGACCGACGTCCTCGTCGACGACGGCGACACGATCCGGGTGGGGCGCGTGGAGCTCACCGCGCGCCATCTGGTGGGGCACACGCCGGGCTCGATCGCTCTCGTCTACGACGACCCGCACGGGCATCCGCATGTGTTCACAGGCGACTGCCTCTTCCCTGGCGGTGTGGGCAACACACGCAAGGACCCGAAGGCGTTCGCCAGCCTCATCCGGGACGTCGAGACCAAGATCTTCGGCGTTCTGCCGGACGAGACCTGGGTCTACCCGGGCCACGGCAACGACACGACACTGGGCGCGGAGCGGCCGCATCTGCCGGAGTGGCACGCGCGGGGGTGGTGA
- a CDS encoding maleylpyruvate isomerase family mycothiol-dependent enzyme, with protein sequence MIDHVRDLASVRDATERLLSAAAKLDNVSVAEPSRLPGWSRGHVLAHLARNADALVNVLEGRPMYASGDARDNDIERDAPRALDVQLTDVRESAARFQEAGAAPADWSRTVELRNGVTDSAARVPFRRWIEVELHHVDLGIGYELEDLPEEFVAREIDFLADRFSGHPEAPATRVTDGTRAWSTGRVTEGGPEVIVTGASPALLGWLAGRRDGADLSVDGGPLPGLPPL encoded by the coding sequence ATGATTGATCATGTGCGCGACCTGGCGTCTGTACGTGACGCGACCGAACGGCTGCTCAGCGCAGCCGCCAAACTGGACAACGTTTCCGTGGCCGAGCCGTCACGGCTTCCCGGCTGGAGCCGCGGCCACGTCCTCGCCCACCTCGCCCGCAACGCGGACGCCCTCGTGAACGTCCTCGAAGGGCGTCCCATGTACGCCTCCGGCGACGCCCGGGACAACGACATCGAGCGGGACGCACCGCGCGCCCTGGACGTACAGCTCACGGACGTGCGCGAGAGCGCGGCCCGCTTCCAGGAGGCGGGGGCCGCTCCCGCGGACTGGTCCCGCACCGTGGAGCTGCGCAACGGGGTCACCGACTCCGCGGCCCGAGTGCCGTTCCGGCGGTGGATCGAGGTCGAACTGCACCACGTGGATCTGGGGATCGGGTACGAGCTCGAAGATCTTCCGGAGGAGTTCGTGGCCCGGGAGATCGACTTCCTCGCCGACCGCTTCAGCGGACACCCCGAGGCGCCTGCCACCCGCGTCACCGACGGCACGCGTGCGTGGAGCACGGGCCGCGTCACGGAGGGCGGCCCCGAGGTCATCGTGACCGGAGCCTCCCCCGCGCTGCTCGGCTGGCTCGCGGGGCGCCGCGACGGGGCCGACCTGAGCGTCGACGGCGGTCCGCTTCCCGGCCTGCCCCCGCTATAG
- the uvrA gene encoding excinuclease ABC subunit UvrA: protein MADRLIVRGAREHNLKNVSLDLPRDSLIVFTGLSGSGKSSLAFDTIFAEGQRRYVESLSSYARQFLGQMDKPDVDFIEGLSPAVSIDQKSTSRNPRSTVGTITEVYDYLRLLFARIGKPHCPECGRPITRQSPQAIVDKVLELPEGSRFQVLSPLVRERKGEFVDLFADLQTKGYSRARVDGETIQLTEPPTLKKQEKHTIEVVVDRLTVKDSAKRRLTDSVETALGLSGGMVVLDFVDLPEDDPERERMYSEHLYCPYDDLSFEELEPRSFSFNSPFGACPECTGIGTRMEVDPELIVPDEEKSLDEGAIHPWSHGHTKDYFGRLIGALADALGFRTDIPFAGLPQRAKKALLYGHKTQIEVRYRNRYGRERVYTTPFEGAVPFVKRRHSESESDASRERFEGYMREVPCPTCEGTRLKPLVLAVTVMEKSIAEVSGMSISDCADFLGELKLNARDKKIAERVLKEVNERLRFLVDVGLDYLSLNRAAGTLSGGEAQRIRLATQIGSGLVGVLYVLDEPSIGLHQRDNHRLIETLVRLRDMGNTLIVVEHDEDTIKVADWIVDIGPGAGEHGGKVVHSGSLKELLVNEESQTGQYLSGKKSIPLPDIRRPRDPSRQLTVHGARENNLQDIDVSFPLGILTAVTGVSGSGKSTLVNDILYTHLARELNGARSVPGRHTRVDGDDLVDKVVHVDQSPIGRTPRSNPATYTGVFDHVRKLFAETTEAKVRGYLPGRFSFNVKGGRCENCSGDGTIKIEMNFLPDVYVPCEVCHGARYNRETLEVHYKGKSVADVLNMPIEEAMHFFEAVPAIARHLNTLNDVGLGYVRLGQSATTLSGGEAQRVKLASELQKRSTGRTVYVLDEPTTGLHFEDISKLLTVLSGLVDKGNTVIVIEHNLDVIKTADWLVDMGPEGGAGGGLVIAEGTPEEVAGVPASHTGKFLREVLDSDRISDAAPVKAVRKTAAKKTVAAKATAKKTTTKTVNNTATKKAAAVTKKTATKKATPAKTTRARKA from the coding sequence GTGGCCGACCGTCTCATCGTCCGTGGAGCGCGCGAGCACAATCTCAAGAATGTCTCGCTCGACCTCCCGCGCGACTCGCTCATCGTCTTCACGGGCTTGTCGGGGTCGGGCAAGTCCTCGCTGGCCTTCGACACGATCTTCGCCGAGGGGCAGCGGCGCTACGTGGAGTCGCTCTCCTCGTACGCCCGGCAGTTCCTCGGCCAGATGGACAAGCCGGACGTGGACTTCATCGAAGGCCTCTCCCCGGCGGTCTCCATCGACCAGAAGTCGACCTCGCGCAACCCGCGCTCGACGGTCGGCACCATCACCGAGGTCTACGACTACCTGCGCCTGCTCTTCGCGCGCATCGGCAAGCCGCACTGTCCCGAGTGCGGCCGCCCCATCACGCGCCAGTCGCCGCAGGCCATCGTCGACAAGGTCCTGGAGCTGCCGGAGGGGAGCCGCTTCCAGGTCCTGTCGCCGCTGGTGCGCGAGCGCAAGGGAGAGTTCGTCGACCTCTTCGCCGATCTCCAGACCAAGGGGTACAGCAGGGCCCGGGTCGACGGCGAGACGATCCAGCTCACCGAGCCGCCCACGCTCAAGAAGCAGGAGAAGCACACCATCGAGGTGGTCGTCGACCGCCTCACGGTGAAGGACTCCGCCAAGCGTCGCCTCACCGACTCCGTGGAGACCGCCCTCGGCCTGTCCGGCGGCATGGTGGTGCTCGACTTCGTCGACCTCCCCGAGGACGACCCCGAGCGCGAGCGCATGTACTCGGAGCACCTGTACTGCCCGTACGACGACCTGTCCTTCGAAGAGCTGGAGCCCCGCTCCTTCTCCTTCAACTCGCCCTTCGGCGCCTGCCCCGAGTGCACCGGTATCGGTACGCGCATGGAGGTCGACCCGGAGCTGATCGTCCCGGACGAGGAGAAGTCGCTCGACGAGGGCGCCATCCACCCCTGGTCGCACGGGCACACCAAGGACTACTTCGGGCGGCTCATCGGAGCCCTCGCCGACGCGTTGGGATTCCGAACCGACATCCCCTTCGCCGGTCTTCCGCAACGTGCCAAGAAGGCCCTGCTTTACGGGCACAAGACGCAGATCGAGGTCCGCTACCGCAACCGGTACGGACGCGAGCGCGTGTACACCACGCCCTTCGAAGGGGCCGTCCCCTTCGTCAAGCGGCGGCACAGCGAGTCCGAGAGCGACGCGAGCCGCGAGCGCTTCGAGGGCTACATGCGCGAGGTGCCCTGCCCCACCTGTGAGGGCACGCGCCTGAAGCCGCTCGTCCTCGCGGTCACGGTCATGGAGAAGTCGATCGCCGAGGTCTCCGGGATGTCCATCAGCGACTGCGCGGACTTCCTGGGCGAGCTGAAGCTCAACGCCCGCGACAAGAAGATCGCCGAGCGCGTCCTGAAGGAGGTCAACGAACGGCTGCGCTTCCTGGTCGACGTCGGCCTCGACTACCTGTCGCTGAACCGCGCGGCCGGCACCCTCTCCGGCGGTGAGGCCCAGCGCATCCGGCTGGCCACCCAGATCGGCTCCGGACTCGTGGGCGTCCTGTACGTCCTCGACGAGCCCTCCATCGGTCTGCACCAGCGCGACAACCACCGGCTGATCGAGACCCTGGTCCGGCTGCGCGACATGGGCAACACGCTCATCGTGGTGGAGCACGACGAGGACACCATCAAGGTCGCCGACTGGATCGTCGACATCGGCCCCGGCGCGGGCGAGCACGGCGGCAAGGTCGTGCACAGCGGCTCCCTTAAGGAGCTGCTCGTCAACGAGGAGTCGCAGACCGGCCAGTACCTGTCGGGCAAGAAGTCCATCCCGCTGCCCGACATCCGCCGCCCCCGGGACCCGTCCCGGCAGCTCACGGTGCACGGCGCCCGGGAGAACAACCTCCAGGACATCGACGTGTCCTTCCCGCTGGGCATCCTCACGGCCGTCACGGGCGTGTCGGGCTCCGGAAAGTCGACGCTGGTCAACGACATCCTGTACACGCACCTGGCCCGAGAGCTGAACGGCGCGAGAAGCGTCCCCGGCCGGCACACGCGCGTGGACGGCGACGACCTCGTCGACAAGGTCGTGCACGTCGACCAGTCGCCCATCGGCCGAACCCCCCGGTCCAACCCGGCCACGTACACCGGAGTCTTCGACCACGTCCGCAAGCTGTTCGCGGAGACGACCGAGGCGAAGGTCCGCGGCTATCTGCCCGGGCGCTTCTCCTTCAACGTCAAGGGCGGCCGCTGCGAGAACTGCTCCGGCGACGGCACCATCAAGATCGAGATGAACTTCCTCCCGGACGTGTACGTCCCCTGCGAGGTCTGCCACGGTGCGCGCTACAACCGGGAGACCCTGGAGGTCCACTACAAGGGCAAGTCCGTCGCCGACGTCCTGAACATGCCGATCGAGGAAGCCATGCACTTCTTCGAGGCTGTCCCGGCGATCGCCCGCCACCTCAATACGCTGAACGACGTCGGTCTCGGCTACGTCCGGCTCGGCCAGTCCGCGACCACCCTGTCCGGCGGCGAGGCCCAGCGCGTGAAGCTCGCCAGCGAACTGCAGAAGCGGTCCACCGGACGCACGGTCTACGTCCTGGACGAGCCGACCACCGGCCTCCACTTCGAGGACATCAGCAAGCTCCTCACCGTGCTCTCCGGACTGGTCGACAAGGGCAACACGGTCATCGTCATCGAGCACAACCTGGACGTCATCAAGACCGCCGACTGGCTCGTCGACATGGGTCCCGAGGGCGGCGCGGGCGGCGGTCTCGTGATCGCCGAGGGCACGCCGGAGGAGGTCGCCGGCGTTCCGGCCAGCCACACCGGCAAGTTCCTGCGCGAGGTCCTCGACTCCGACCGGATCAGCGACGCCGCCCCGGTGAAGGCCGTGCGCAAGACCGCTGCCAAGAAGACGGTGGCGGCCAAGGCGACGGCGAAGAAGACGACCACGAAGACCGTCAACAACACGGCCACCAAGAAGGCAGCCGCGGTCACGAAGAAGACGGCCACGAAGAAGGCGACCCCCGCGAAGACCACGCGGGCTCGCAAGGCCTGA
- a CDS encoding YceI family protein, which yields MTDDNSPIAYASSLPLAAGDWELDPLHSAVNFTIRHLGIAKVRGRFGEVKAGLYVGETADDVKVSAEIALASLDTGNPDRDAHTRSPELLDVEKRPTMTFLSTRVSGDGEEWSMEGDLTIGGVTRTVPFAVEFGGVVDSPVDGRRHAGFEATGEIRRSDFGLDFGTGFLGDVVKVQLDMQFVEPQGQGG from the coding sequence ATGACTGACGACAACTCCCCGATCGCGTATGCCTCTTCCCTGCCGCTCGCCGCTGGCGACTGGGAGCTCGACCCCCTGCACTCGGCCGTCAACTTCACTATCCGCCACCTCGGGATCGCCAAGGTGCGGGGGCGCTTCGGTGAGGTGAAGGCCGGGCTGTACGTCGGTGAGACGGCCGACGATGTCAAGGTGAGCGCCGAGATCGCTCTTGCCTCTCTTGACACCGGGAACCCGGACCGCGACGCGCACACGCGGTCGCCCGAACTGCTCGACGTCGAGAAACGTCCCACGATGACCTTCCTCTCGACGCGGGTGTCCGGTGACGGTGAGGAGTGGTCGATGGAAGGGGACTTGACCATCGGGGGTGTGACGCGGACGGTGCCTTTCGCCGTCGAGTTCGGCGGGGTGGTGGATTCCCCCGTCGACGGTCGCCGGCACGCGGGATTCGAGGCGACGGGCGAGATACGGCGCAGCGACTTCGGTCTGGACTTCGGGACCGGGTTCCTGGGTGATGTTGTCAAGGTGCAGTTGGACATGCAGTTCGTCGAGCCGCAGGGACAGGGCGGCTGA
- a CDS encoding helix-turn-helix domain-containing protein, with product MSDNEFGTFLRARREAITPAEVGLPTGSRRRTPGLRRAELATLAGISVEYLIRLEQGRDRNPSPQVLGVLSDALQLPVAERILLRRLVKEAGHDAVFCTSVVEPTRTVRPSVRAMLDRLEPTPAVLINWIGDILAYTGGYRRFAGPLGVLDGKQPNILRYVFTDERARAAYSNWDQVADVQVAHLRHEASLQDPHVAAMADELTVTAGAPFADRLAAVPAMPRRAGTDLVAHPEAGPLRLSYETLALPDDGHRMVVHLPADEATAAALDRLNGRQPGALRSVGS from the coding sequence GTGAGCGACAACGAGTTCGGCACCTTTCTGCGCGCACGCCGCGAAGCGATCACACCCGCCGAGGTGGGGCTGCCGACGGGTTCCCGCCGTCGCACTCCAGGGCTGCGCCGCGCCGAGCTGGCCACACTCGCGGGGATCAGCGTCGAGTACCTCATCCGGCTCGAACAGGGCCGCGACCGCAACCCGTCACCCCAGGTCCTGGGCGTGCTCTCCGACGCGTTACAGCTGCCCGTGGCGGAGCGGATCCTGCTGCGCCGGCTCGTCAAGGAAGCCGGTCACGACGCCGTGTTCTGCACATCGGTGGTGGAGCCCACCCGCACCGTGCGCCCCAGCGTGCGGGCCATGCTGGACCGGCTGGAACCCACACCCGCCGTGCTCATCAACTGGATCGGCGACATCCTCGCGTACACCGGCGGCTATCGGCGGTTCGCCGGACCTCTCGGGGTGCTCGACGGCAAGCAGCCGAACATCCTGCGGTATGTGTTCACCGACGAGCGGGCGCGCGCCGCCTACTCCAACTGGGATCAGGTGGCCGACGTACAGGTCGCCCACCTCAGGCACGAGGCGTCGCTCCAGGATCCCCATGTCGCCGCCATGGCCGACGAGTTGACCGTCACCGCGGGCGCCCCCTTCGCCGACCGGCTCGCCGCCGTGCCGGCGATGCCCCGGCGGGCCGGGACCGACCTGGTCGCTCACCCGGAAGCCGGCCCACTGCGCCTGTCGTACGAGACGCTCGCCCTGCCGGACGACGGGCACCGCATGGTCGTACACCTTCCAGCCGATGAAGCCACGGCGGCCGCGCTGGACCGGCTCAACGGGCGGCAGCCCGGGGCGCTGCGGTCGGTCGGCAGCTGA
- a CDS encoding carbohydrate kinase family protein: MIVVAGEALIDLVPQGAGALVGLLPRLGGGPYNTAVALGRLGSPTAFCSRVSYDAFGEALLGGLGEAGVDVSPVQRGTEPTTLAVASIGTDGSAAYSFYVEGTADRLFSAPDQLPDATKAVSFGTCSLVLEPGASAYEELMRTAAARGVFTALDPNIRAGLIPDADAYRARFKSWLPSVSLLKLSEEDALWLGGTPREWLASGPAAVVITQGGDGLTVFTRDGAVHSVPGEPVDVVDTIGAGDTVNAALLHGLAARDALSSAAVAALGADGWTELLRFAARAAAITCSRAGAEPPYAAELGDL; this comes from the coding sequence GTGATCGTCGTCGCCGGTGAGGCCCTGATCGATCTGGTACCGCAGGGCGCGGGCGCCCTCGTGGGCCTGCTGCCGCGCCTGGGCGGCGGCCCCTACAACACGGCGGTGGCACTCGGCCGCCTCGGATCCCCCACGGCCTTCTGCTCCCGGGTCTCGTACGACGCGTTCGGCGAGGCGCTCCTGGGCGGGCTGGGCGAGGCGGGCGTCGACGTGTCGCCCGTGCAGCGCGGAACGGAGCCGACGACCCTCGCGGTCGCCTCGATCGGCACGGACGGCTCGGCCGCGTACTCCTTCTACGTCGAGGGCACCGCGGACCGACTCTTCTCCGCACCGGACCAACTCCCCGACGCCACCAAGGCGGTGTCCTTCGGGACCTGCTCGCTCGTCCTTGAGCCGGGCGCGAGCGCGTACGAGGAGCTGATGCGGACCGCCGCCGCACGGGGGGTGTTCACCGCGCTCGACCCGAACATCCGGGCCGGGCTGATCCCCGACGCGGACGCCTACCGGGCCCGGTTCAAGAGCTGGCTGCCGTCGGTGTCGCTCCTCAAGCTCTCGGAGGAGGACGCCCTGTGGCTCGGCGGCACCCCACGCGAGTGGCTGGCGTCCGGTCCCGCGGCCGTGGTGATCACGCAGGGCGGTGACGGTCTGACGGTGTTCACCCGCGACGGCGCGGTGCACTCCGTACCCGGCGAACCAGTCGACGTCGTGGACACCATCGGCGCCGGCGACACCGTGAACGCTGCATTGCTGCACGGCCTGGCCGCGCGGGACGCCCTGTCATCGGCTGCGGTGGCAGCCCTTGGCGCCGACGGCTGGACCGAACTGCTGCGCTTCGCGGCCCGCGCGGCGGCGATCACCTGCTCCCGCGCGGGAGCCGAACCGCCGTACGCCGCTGAACTCGGCGACCTGTAA
- a CDS encoding LacI family DNA-binding transcriptional regulator, which produces MATMVDVAQRAGVSIATVSHVLNDTRPVLPQTRQAVLDAIDELGYTPNTLARSLVTARTRSIGLAVSAISNPYFTEILQGVEAGALEHGYSLLIADPHDDPKHERKIVQLLYERRVDGVIIAPSADPEALLRYLGQHDVPTVFLDRLVRSPTESPFPFDQVCTENAEPTTRLVTHLAELGHQRIGLVAGLPGLSTTTERITGYRHGLAHAGLPYDERLVVHGNSQAEAAEEAAHALLSLAAQPTALVTANNAMTIGALRALRRRGLSVPDDLALCCFDDFSWADLFTPRLTAISQPSKEIGAQAVRLLLERLASPGRPGRTVRLPSAFVHRTSCGCPESSKSPELHRKGPES; this is translated from the coding sequence ATGGCGACGATGGTCGATGTGGCTCAGCGCGCGGGTGTGTCCATCGCGACCGTCTCGCACGTGCTCAATGACACGCGCCCGGTGCTGCCGCAGACCCGCCAGGCCGTCCTCGATGCCATCGACGAGCTCGGATACACGCCGAACACCCTGGCCCGTTCACTGGTCACCGCACGCACACGGTCCATCGGGCTCGCGGTATCGGCGATCAGCAACCCGTACTTCACGGAGATCCTTCAGGGCGTCGAGGCCGGCGCCCTGGAGCACGGCTACAGCCTGCTGATCGCCGATCCGCACGACGACCCAAAGCACGAGCGGAAGATCGTCCAACTGCTGTACGAGCGACGCGTCGACGGCGTGATCATCGCCCCCTCGGCGGATCCGGAGGCGCTCCTGCGCTACCTCGGGCAGCACGACGTACCCACCGTGTTCCTGGACCGACTCGTCCGCTCCCCCACCGAGAGTCCCTTCCCCTTCGACCAGGTCTGCACCGAGAACGCCGAGCCCACGACCCGGCTGGTCACCCACCTCGCCGAACTGGGCCACCAGCGCATCGGACTGGTCGCCGGCCTGCCGGGACTCAGCACCACGACCGAACGGATCACCGGCTACCGCCACGGCCTCGCGCACGCCGGACTCCCGTACGACGAACGACTCGTGGTGCATGGCAACTCCCAGGCGGAGGCCGCCGAGGAGGCCGCCCACGCCCTGCTGTCCCTCGCGGCCCAGCCCACCGCGCTCGTCACCGCCAACAACGCCATGACCATCGGCGCGTTGCGGGCCCTGCGCCGGCGGGGCCTGTCGGTGCCGGACGACCTGGCGCTGTGCTGCTTCGACGACTTCTCCTGGGCGGACCTGTTCACCCCGCGGCTGACGGCGATCTCCCAGCCCAGCAAGGAGATCGGGGCCCAGGCCGTCCGGCTGCTCCTGGAACGGCTGGCGTCGCCCGGCCGTCCGGGCCGTACCGTCCGGCTGCCCTCCGCCTTCGTCCACCGCACCTCGTGCGGCTGCCCCGAGAGTTCCAAGAGTCCCGAGCTCCACAGGAAAGGACCCGAGTCGTGA